One genomic segment of Nerophis lumbriciformis linkage group LG20, RoL_Nlum_v2.1, whole genome shotgun sequence includes these proteins:
- the LOC133619333 gene encoding uncharacterized protein — MDDYCYAKLAKSPTEKKTKTADKYIQQLTGHPEELSTPLPAGRSTLKQETPPPPCIKKEEEELCITQEGECLLGREEAVNTKLPLTVVSVKTEDGEEKPHADNLLTSLSDSEAEDEVEVTLSSDTDCEGDMRTHTDNKHSKRSKKKRGKTHLSCSVCAKSFTKKYNFTQHMRTHTGEKPFKCSVCSKSFSQNSILTVHMKTHTGENKFNCSVCGKSFSTMSYLTEHIRRTHTGDQTFHCFVCGKLFTPMCNVTQHMRTHTGQKPFICSVCGKSFSRNSYLIPHMRTHTGEKPFNCSVCRKSFSVKCNLTEHMRTHTQEKKHLVVQSVVDTFFPGMV; from the exons atggacgactactgctatgctaagttggcgaaatcaccaacggagaaaaAGACGAAAACTGCAGATAAAT ACATCCAGCAGCTGACTGGTCATCCAGAAGAACTTTCCACTCCGTTGCCGGCTGGGAgatccactttgaagcaggagactccaccaccaccctgcattaaaaaggaagaggaggaactctgcatcactcaggagggagagtgtcttctaggacgagaggaagctgttaacaccaagttgccactgactgttgtctctgtgaagactgaagatggtGAAGAGAAACCCCATGCAGACAACCTTTTAACTTCACtttcagatagtgaggctgaagacgaggttgaagtaactttgagcagcgatacagactgtgaaggtgatatgaggactcacactgacaacaaacactctaaaCGCTCTAAAAAGAAGAGAGGTAAAACGCatttgagctgctcagtttgtgcgAAAAGCTTCACCAAAAAGTACAATttcactcaacacatgagaacacacacaggagagaaaccatttaaatgttcagtttgtagtaaaagcttttctcaaaatagcattttgactgtacacatgaaaacacacacaggagaaaacaaATTTAATTGCTCAGTTTGTGGGAAAAGCTTTTCGACAATGAGCTATTTGACTGAACACATAagaagaacacacacaggagatcaAACATTTCATTGTTTCGTTTGTGGCAAACTCTTTACCCCAATGTGCAATgtcactcaacacatgagaacacacactggccaAAAACCATTTATttgctcagtttgtggtaaaagcttttctcgaaacAGCTATTTGAttccacacatgagaacacacacaggagaaaaaccatttaactgtTCAGTGTGCCGTAAAAGCTTTTCTGTAAAGTGCAATTTGaccgaacacatgagaacacacacacaagagaaaaaacatttagttgttcagtctgTAGTAGACACTTTTTTTCCAGGCATGGTTTGA
- the LOC140679650 gene encoding uncharacterized protein — MDHQQLIGHPEELPPQSQPPHIKKEEEELWITQEGECLLGREEADYTKFPLSILSVKTEDDEEKPQADKLLAPLSDSEAEGEVEKPLSSDTDSEGDMRTHKHSECSKEKTGKTRLSCSVCAKSFTRKSNLTQHMRAHKGEKPFMCSVCGKSFSLKSSLTEHLRTHTGEKPFNCSVCGKSFCQKSSLTEHMRTHTGEKPFKCSVCDKSFTKKWHLTQHMITHTGQKPFSCSFCGNSFSRNSYLTQHMRTHTGENPFNCSVCGKSYFSRQGLAQHKMIHTGEKPFSCSVCSKRFHHNAVAIRHLKTHTGD; from the exons atgg ACCATcagcagctgattggtcatcCAGAAGAACTTCCCCCTCAGTCCCAGCCACCCCACATTAAaaaagaagaggaggaactctggatcactcaggagggagagtgtcttctaggacgagaggaagctgattacaccaagtttccactgagtattctctctgtgaagactgaagatgatgaagagaaaccacaagcagacaagctcttagctccactatcagatagtgaggctgaaggcGAGGTTGAAAagcctttgagcagcgatacagacagtgaaggtgatatgaggactcacaaacactctgaatgctctaaaGAAAAGACAGGCAAAACAcgtttgagctgctcagtttgtgctaaaagtTTTACTCGGAAgagcaatttgactcaacacatgagagcacacaagggagaaaaaccattcatgtgttcagtttgtggtaaaagtttCTCTCTAAAGAGCAGTTTGACTGAAcacctgagaacacacacaggagaaaaaccatttaattgttcagtttgtggcaaaagcttttgtcaaaagagcagtttgactgaacacatgagaacgcacacaggagaaaaaccatttaaatgCTCAGTTTGtgataaaagctttactaaaaagtggCATTTAACTCAACACATGATAACGCACACTGgacaaaaaccatttagttgctcATTTTGCGGTAATAGCTTTTCTCGAAACAGCTATTTGacccaacacatgagaacacacacaggagagaatccatttaattgttcagtttgtggtaaaagctatTTTTCCAGACAAGGTTTGGCTCAACACAAAatgatacacactggagaaaaaccttttagttgTTCGGTTTGTAGTAAAAGATTCCATCATAATGCAGTCgcaataagacatttaaaaacacacacaggagatTAA